The genomic window TAATAAAGTAGCGCCAAAAGGTAGGGGTTTACCGGGTCTAAGCTTGTAGCCGTTGTGGGTGTGAGTGGGGCTAATATCAATTCTGCCTAGGGTCATGGGGATAATTTACAATTACTAGGTGGGTAATACTTGGGGTTGATTCTTTAAGGCAGCAATTCCCGCTTCAACGGTATCGCAGTTGATAAAGTAGTCTAAAAAACCTGTAATAGACATCGTGTCTTTGATGTCGTCCACTAAGCCAACTAAAACTATTTGCCCTTCTTGGTTTGTGACTTGCCGATACAAAGACAACATCATTCGCAGTCCCGCACTCGACATATAAGGAACTTTAGTCATATCCAATAAGAGTTTGACCTGGGGTTGAGCAAGAGGTAGTAGCTGATCTTCGACCATCGGAGCGGTGTTATAGGTTACTTCCCCATTCATTTCAACTAGGGTGATGTTGGTTGCTGGGTTGGCTTCTGGCAGTGGTATCGTGGCGATTTTAATTTCCATATTTGAGCTGTTTAGA from Synechocystis sp. PCC 7509 includes these protein-coding regions:
- a CDS encoding anti-sigma factor antagonist (This anti-anti-sigma factor, or anti-sigma factor antagonist, belongs to a family that includes characterized members SpoIIAA, RsbV, RsfA, and RsfB.); translated protein: MEIKIATIPLPEANPATNITLVEMNGEVTYNTAPMVEDQLLPLAQPQVKLLLDMTKVPYMSSAGLRMMLSLYRQVTNQEGQIVLVGLVDDIKDTMSITGFLDYFINCDTVEAGIAALKNQPQVLPT